The following proteins are encoded in a genomic region of Drosophila miranda strain MSH22 chromosome 4, D.miranda_PacBio2.1, whole genome shotgun sequence:
- the LOC108163530 gene encoding leukotriene A-4 hydrolase isoform X1, translated as MSIAKRVQQWATFARTWHIYDCTWQNPFESAALVKTHLMGLHKPIYHPMISKRGFCTTHLQQLQQPFHQPQLCPIYQLQKRNMGRLGTVDPSSYSQPDLITTEHSVLNWKVDFDATKLQGSVVHRFNVLSTNLEKILLDVRDINVTNATLLAGGSELPINYFISDPVDDIGQKLTLELPAGTAKGSLNVRIDYETSSSASGLQWLNPTQTLGKEHPYMFSQCQAIHARSVVPCQDTPAVKFTYDAVIEHPTELTALMSAIIDKKQPGKTHFKQEVPIPAYLVAIAIGRLVSRPLGENSNVWAEEAIVDACAEEFSETSTMLKTASDLCGPYVWKQYDLLVMPPSFPYGGMENPCLTFVTPTLLAGDKSLADVVAHEIAHSWTGNLVTNKNFEHFWLNEGFTVFVESKIVGRMQGAKELDFKMLGNLTDLQECLRTQLSGTPELTKLVVDLSNCGPDDAFSSVPYIKGSTFLRYLEDLLGGPTVFEPFLREYLKKFAYKSIETNDFKSALYDYFKDTDKKDQLSEVDWDLWLTCEGMPPIIPKFDESLANVTTDLAKLWSSATVSKLVDNKDIKQTISIHQLIDFLGKLIESKDIVELNECKIKLLESTYNLKQSKNAEVRFRLNRLIIRARLINRLDEIIEFANSNFRMKFCRPIYRDLAAWPEAKPAAIRNFVKVKDQMMAVCSHTIEKDLGLK; from the exons ATGTCTATCGCCAAGCGTGTGCAG CAATGGGCAACATTTGCACGAACCTGGCACATTTACGACTGCACCTGGCAGAACCCTTTTGAGTCCGCTGCACTGGTGAAAACACATTTAATGGGTCTGCACAAGCCCATATATCATCCTATGA TCTCCAAACGCGGCTTTTGCACGACACACCTacagcagctccagcagccGTTCCACCAGCCACAACTTTGTCCAATTTATCAACTCCAAAAACGCAACATGGGCCGCCTGGGTACTGTGGATCCTAGCTCCTACTCGCAGCCGGATTTGATTACCACGGAGCACAGTGTTCTCAACTGGAAAGTGGATTTCGATGCCACCAAACTGCAGGGCAGTGTGGTGCATCGCTTCAATGTGCTGTCCACTAATTTGGAGAAGATT CTCCTGGACGTGCGCGACATCAATGTGACCAATGCCACGTTGCTGGCTGGAGGCAGTGAGCTGCCCATCAATTACTTCATCAGCGATCCCGTGGACGATATTGGACAAAAGCTAACACTGGAGTTGCCAGCCGGCACGGCTAAGGGGAG CCTCAATGTTCGCATCGATTACGAGACCTCAAGCAGTGCCAGCGGCCTGCAGTGGCTGAATCCCACCCAGACCCTGGGCAAGGAGCATCCCTATATGTTCTCCCAGTGTCAGGCCATACACGCTCGCTCTGTGGTGCCCTGCCAGGATACGCCAGCGGTGAAGTTCACCTACGATGCTGTGATTGAGCATCCCACCGAGCTTACTGCCCTGATGAGTGCCATAATTGACAAGAAGCAGCCCGGCAAGACACACTTCAAGCAGGAAGTGCCCATACCCGCCTATCTCGTGGCCATTGCCATTGGAAGGCTGGTCTCCCGACCACTGGGCGAGAATTCCAATGTCTGGGCCGAAGAAGCCATTGTAGATGCCTGTGCCGAGGAGTTTTCTGAAACGTCCACCATGCTGAAGACTGCCTCCGATCTGTGCGGTCCCTATGTGTGGAAGCAGTACGATTTGCTGGTGATGCCACCATCATTCCCCTACGGTGGCATGGAGAATCCATGCCTGACCTTTGTCACACCCACTCTGCTGGCGGGCGACAAATCACTGGCCGATGTCGTGGCCCATGAGATTGCACACAGCTGGACGGGCAATTTGGTGACCAACAAGAACTTCGAGCACTTCTGGCTAAACGAAGGATTCACCGTGTTCGTCGAGTCAAAGATTGTGGGACGGATGCAGGGTGCCAAGGAGCTGGACTTTAAGATGCTGGGCAATCTGACCGATTTGCAGGAGTGT TTGCGCACTCAACTCAGTGGCACACCAGAGCTTACCAAATTGGTTGTGGATCTATCCAACTGTGGCCCTGATGATGCGTTCTCCTCAGTGCCTTATATCAAGGGCTCCACATTCCTGCGCTATCTGGAGGATTTGCTTGGTGGACCAACTGTCTTTGAGCCTTTCTTGCGTGAATACCTGAAGAAATTCGCCTACAAATCGATTGAGACCAATGACTTCAAGAGTGCCTTGTATGATTACTTCAAGGATACGGACAAAAAGGATCAACTGAGTGAGGTGGACTGGGATCTGTGGCTAACCTGTGAGGGCATGCCGCCAATTATACCCAA ATTCGACGAATCCCTGGCCAATGTCACCACGGATCTGGCCAAACTGTGGAGCTCTGCTACTGTATCTAAATTGGTAGACAACAAGGACATCAAGCAGACCATTTCCATCCATCAACTGATTGACTTCCTGGGCAAACTGATCGAGTCGAAGGATATTGTGGAGTTGAACGAATGCAAGATTAAACTCCTCGAGTCCACGTACAATCTGAAGCAGTCCAAGAACGCTGAAGTGCGCTTCCGCCTGAATCGCTTGATCATTCGTGCACGCCTGATCAACCGCCTGGACGAGATCATTGAATTTGCCAACTCCAATTTCCGCATGAAGTTCTGCCGCCCCATCTACCGCGATCTGGCCGCCTGGCCCGAGGCCAAGCCTGCGGCCATTCGCAACTTTGTCAAGGTCAAGGACCAGATGATGGCCGTGTGCTCCCACACTATCGAAAAGGACCTGGGATTGAAGTAA
- the LOC108163530 gene encoding 39S ribosomal protein L13, mitochondrial isoform X3: MSIAKRVQQWATFARTWHIYDCTWQNPFESAALVKTHLMGLHKPIYHPMNDCGDHVVLINTKEIALPGDEWIKRVYFHHTGYPGGASWTLAWQLHEKDPTMVMKKAVYNSMHGNLQRRNTMQRLHLFSGDSVPDEILQNVTNQIRTPRTVPQRLDHIDKETLENFPTIMDYPKDYILR, encoded by the exons ATGTCTATCGCCAAGCGTGTGCAG CAATGGGCAACATTTGCACGAACCTGGCACATTTACGACTGCACCTGGCAGAACCCTTTTGAGTCCGCTGCACTGGTGAAAACACATTTAATGGGTCTGCACAAGCCCATATATCATCCTATGA ATGATTGCGGGGACCATGTGGTGTTGATCAATACCAAGGAAATTGCACTGCCCGGCGACGAGTGGATCAAGCGTGTCTACTTCCATCACACGGGCTACCCCGGCGGTGCATCCTGGACTCTGGCCTGGCAGCTGCACGAGAAGGATCCCACCATGGTCATGAAGAAGGCGGTGTACAATTCAATGCATGGAAACCTGCAGCGCAGAAACACTATGCAGCGATTGCATCTATTCTCCGGCGACTCGGTGCCCGATGAGATTCTCCAGAACGTCACAAACCAGATACGCACTCCCCGCACTGTGCCCCAGAGGCTCGATCATATTGATAAGGAGACGCTGGAGAACTTCCCCACCATTATGGACTATCCAAAGGACTACATATTGCGTTGA
- the LOC108163530 gene encoding leukotriene A-4 hydrolase isoform X2, whose product MGRLGTVDPSSYSQPDLITTEHSVLNWKVDFDATKLQGSVVHRFNVLSTNLEKILLDVRDINVTNATLLAGGSELPINYFISDPVDDIGQKLTLELPAGTAKGSLNVRIDYETSSSASGLQWLNPTQTLGKEHPYMFSQCQAIHARSVVPCQDTPAVKFTYDAVIEHPTELTALMSAIIDKKQPGKTHFKQEVPIPAYLVAIAIGRLVSRPLGENSNVWAEEAIVDACAEEFSETSTMLKTASDLCGPYVWKQYDLLVMPPSFPYGGMENPCLTFVTPTLLAGDKSLADVVAHEIAHSWTGNLVTNKNFEHFWLNEGFTVFVESKIVGRMQGAKELDFKMLGNLTDLQECLRTQLSGTPELTKLVVDLSNCGPDDAFSSVPYIKGSTFLRYLEDLLGGPTVFEPFLREYLKKFAYKSIETNDFKSALYDYFKDTDKKDQLSEVDWDLWLTCEGMPPIIPKFDESLANVTTDLAKLWSSATVSKLVDNKDIKQTISIHQLIDFLGKLIESKDIVELNECKIKLLESTYNLKQSKNAEVRFRLNRLIIRARLINRLDEIIEFANSNFRMKFCRPIYRDLAAWPEAKPAAIRNFVKVKDQMMAVCSHTIEKDLGLK is encoded by the exons ATGGGCCGCCTGGGTACTGTGGATCCTAGCTCCTACTCGCAGCCGGATTTGATTACCACGGAGCACAGTGTTCTCAACTGGAAAGTGGATTTCGATGCCACCAAACTGCAGGGCAGTGTGGTGCATCGCTTCAATGTGCTGTCCACTAATTTGGAGAAGATT CTCCTGGACGTGCGCGACATCAATGTGACCAATGCCACGTTGCTGGCTGGAGGCAGTGAGCTGCCCATCAATTACTTCATCAGCGATCCCGTGGACGATATTGGACAAAAGCTAACACTGGAGTTGCCAGCCGGCACGGCTAAGGGGAG CCTCAATGTTCGCATCGATTACGAGACCTCAAGCAGTGCCAGCGGCCTGCAGTGGCTGAATCCCACCCAGACCCTGGGCAAGGAGCATCCCTATATGTTCTCCCAGTGTCAGGCCATACACGCTCGCTCTGTGGTGCCCTGCCAGGATACGCCAGCGGTGAAGTTCACCTACGATGCTGTGATTGAGCATCCCACCGAGCTTACTGCCCTGATGAGTGCCATAATTGACAAGAAGCAGCCCGGCAAGACACACTTCAAGCAGGAAGTGCCCATACCCGCCTATCTCGTGGCCATTGCCATTGGAAGGCTGGTCTCCCGACCACTGGGCGAGAATTCCAATGTCTGGGCCGAAGAAGCCATTGTAGATGCCTGTGCCGAGGAGTTTTCTGAAACGTCCACCATGCTGAAGACTGCCTCCGATCTGTGCGGTCCCTATGTGTGGAAGCAGTACGATTTGCTGGTGATGCCACCATCATTCCCCTACGGTGGCATGGAGAATCCATGCCTGACCTTTGTCACACCCACTCTGCTGGCGGGCGACAAATCACTGGCCGATGTCGTGGCCCATGAGATTGCACACAGCTGGACGGGCAATTTGGTGACCAACAAGAACTTCGAGCACTTCTGGCTAAACGAAGGATTCACCGTGTTCGTCGAGTCAAAGATTGTGGGACGGATGCAGGGTGCCAAGGAGCTGGACTTTAAGATGCTGGGCAATCTGACCGATTTGCAGGAGTGT TTGCGCACTCAACTCAGTGGCACACCAGAGCTTACCAAATTGGTTGTGGATCTATCCAACTGTGGCCCTGATGATGCGTTCTCCTCAGTGCCTTATATCAAGGGCTCCACATTCCTGCGCTATCTGGAGGATTTGCTTGGTGGACCAACTGTCTTTGAGCCTTTCTTGCGTGAATACCTGAAGAAATTCGCCTACAAATCGATTGAGACCAATGACTTCAAGAGTGCCTTGTATGATTACTTCAAGGATACGGACAAAAAGGATCAACTGAGTGAGGTGGACTGGGATCTGTGGCTAACCTGTGAGGGCATGCCGCCAATTATACCCAA ATTCGACGAATCCCTGGCCAATGTCACCACGGATCTGGCCAAACTGTGGAGCTCTGCTACTGTATCTAAATTGGTAGACAACAAGGACATCAAGCAGACCATTTCCATCCATCAACTGATTGACTTCCTGGGCAAACTGATCGAGTCGAAGGATATTGTGGAGTTGAACGAATGCAAGATTAAACTCCTCGAGTCCACGTACAATCTGAAGCAGTCCAAGAACGCTGAAGTGCGCTTCCGCCTGAATCGCTTGATCATTCGTGCACGCCTGATCAACCGCCTGGACGAGATCATTGAATTTGCCAACTCCAATTTCCGCATGAAGTTCTGCCGCCCCATCTACCGCGATCTGGCCGCCTGGCCCGAGGCCAAGCCTGCGGCCATTCGCAACTTTGTCAAGGTCAAGGACCAGATGATGGCCGTGTGCTCCCACACTATCGAAAAGGACCTGGGATTGAAGTAA
- the LOC108163531 gene encoding uncharacterized protein LOC108163531: protein MQQPQRFIPSVSDLYGTDEIELLLDEIRELELEPVCCQLDDEQDFEIAGSRAGELSLSLESPLGTCTSWDSHANYKQRSGATPLPWGVALHCDPQHLKTPTGIVRILLVLSSAACLACECSAGTVQVGLFLLPLIGRLRLMVFCALFSLLITCLMLFLDISHIALMFPFNWTKVNTWMYLSIGLIFILSSTLLVHMVLCATEYTWVSKHSRDTLLATGIIGYVCALEAFLLSGIASWPWTQYRQVPDDASELFIEDREMTPMSPIICSTELHATPYRNGNAAASEDLYNQQQQQSSYNQKPYIPAKRPNELNNQRPALGHTQTARTKPNQRYREGYHYHTSRQSPTFVLGDDQGAGPSTSRSNDNSSA, encoded by the exons ATGCAACAACCCCAACGTTTCATACCGTCTGTATCTGATCTATATGGCACGGACGAGATAGAACTGCTGCTGGACGAGATACgtgagctggagctggagccggtCTGCTGTCAGCTGGACGATGAGCAGGACTTTGAAATAGCTGGCAGCAGGGCCGGTGAGCTCTCGCTATCCCTCGAATCGCCGCTGGGCACATGCACCTCCTGGGACTCGCATGCCAACTACAAACAGCGCAGCGGAGCGACACCGCTGCCATGGGGCGTTGCCCTACACTGTGATCCGCAACACTTGAAAACGCCTACAGGGATTGTGCGCATACTATTGGTG TTATCCTCGGCCGCCTGCCTGGCCTGCGAATGCTCTGCGGGCACGGTACAGGTGGGCCTCTTTCTACTGCCACTCATCGGACGCCTGAGACTGATGGTCTTCTGTGCGCTCTTCTCGCTACTCATCACATGTCTCATGCTCTTTCTGGATATATCGCATATAGCTCTCATGTTTCCATTCAATTGGACTAAAGTG AATACGTGGATGTACCTGAGTATTGGTTTGATATTTATTTTGAGCTCCACATTACTTGTCCACATGGTCCTCTGTGCCACTGAATACACATGGGTATCCAAGCATTCCAGGGACACACTATTAGCCACAGGC ATTATTGGATATGTGTGCGCCTTGGAGGCATTTCTTTTGTCGGGCATCGCATCCTGGCCATGGACTCAGTACCGTCAGGTGCCCGACGATGCCAGCGAATTGTTTATCGAGGATCGCGAAATGACACCGATGAGTCCCATTATTTGTAGCACCGAGCTGCATGCGACGCCATATCGTAATGGCAATGCAGCAGCATCGGAGGATCTATataaccaacaacaacaacaatcgtCCTATAATCAAAAGCCTTATATACCTG CCAAACGACCCAATGAGCTCAACAATCAGCGTCCAGCATTGGGTCACACACAAACCGCACggacaaaacccaatcaacgtTATCGAGAGGGCTATCACTATCACACATCCCGCCAGAGTCCCACATTCGTGTTAGGCGATGATCAGGGTGCCGGTCCATCCACGTCCCGTTCCAATGATAATTCTAGTGCGTGA